A genomic window from Amia ocellicauda isolate fAmiCal2 chromosome 15, fAmiCal2.hap1, whole genome shotgun sequence includes:
- the phf21b gene encoding PHD finger protein 21B isoform X1, translating to MELQGLQEALKVEIQCHQKLVAQMKQDPQNGELKKQLHERQSRITALSEKQKLAVRSCPVGNTKPISLIKPPNQSIAISVVPAKNPVSMVTAHINGQKAASTEPLQTAPINLQTANKVVGSSLNSTGRRVTELPNSQMLGTITAMPIKVPQVSSLHRLAGQAPTVLPQVRPKTLIPDSLPHSPCQEQLSSQQQSLQKATVVSIKNPGPALPTANNTVSHISLPNGQPIPPGLSEPPSVSTAISTAGVAYAIISTSPSGNTSGNTMSVVNEAIKVQPLLISTDSKVIIIQPQVQSGPQSQPEPKPESPAQEPVQAPPPPAKKRREEDPEKIAFMVALGLVTTEHLEEIQSKRQERKRRSTANPAYSGLFEPERKRLASNYLNHPLFLTARANEDLCWKDDIVHDKHCSVCKEDGELQQCHSCSRAYHPDCLDPPLKTPPKGVWVCPKCHKKVINKDNMSWPQNLTVVQSYITHKTVKEEEKRKLLKRSSELQGEHAQLEDREQQLSDSLAQCMDLKNNLLGKQKETQSSLERLKALIRLIQRDQMIQVTMTATTTTTGASLLTLPWIKPPSAAAPSSAGPSAHAQKGLPQTQGNN from the exons AAGCTGGCGGTAAGAAGTTGTCCTGTTGGGAACACCAAACCCATCTCTCTCATCAAGCCACCCAACCAGAGCATAGCAATTTCAGTGGTGCCGGCAAAGAATCCTGTTTCCATGGTTACTGCACACATTAACGGACAAAAGGCAGCAAGTACTGAGCCACTGCAGACAGCCCCAATCAACCTACAAACGGCAAACAAAGTGGTGGGGAGCAGCCTGAACTCCACAGGAAGGAGAGTCACGGAGCTACCAAACTCACAG ATGTTGGGGACGATCACAGCCATGCCCATCAAGGTGCCTCAAGTCAGCTCTCTGCACCGGTTGGCTGGCCAGGCCCCTACAGTGCTACCTCAG GTTAGGCCAAAGACCCTGATCCCGGACAGCCTTCCTCACAGCCCGTGCCAAGAGCAGCTGTCCAGCCAGCAGCAGAGCCTCCAGAAAGCAACGGTGGTCAGCATAAAGAACCCTGGTCCAGCGCTGCCCACCGCCAACAACACGGTCAGCCATATCTCGCTGCCAAATGGCCAGCCCATCCCCCCGGGCCTCTCCGAGCCCCCCAGCGTCTCCACGGCCATCAGTACCGCGGGGGTCGCCTACGCCATCATCTCCACCTCGCCAAGCGGCAACACCTCCGGCAACACCATGTCTGTGGTCAACGAGGCCATCAAGGTGCAACCGCTGCTCATCAGCACAGACAGCAAG GTGATCATAATTCAGCCCCAGGTTCAGTCGGGCCCTCAGAGCCAGCCAGAACCGAAACCAGAGAGCCCCGCCCAGGAGCCGGTCCAAGCACCCCCTCCTCCAGCCaagaagaggagagaggaagaCCCTGAG AAAATTGCCTTCATGGTAGCACTGGGCTTGGTTACAACGGAGCACTTGGAAG AAATCCAGAGCAAGCGCCAGGAAAGAAAGAGACGGAGCACGGCCAACCCAGCCTACAGTGGCCTGTTTGAGCCAGAG CGCAAAAGACTTGCATCAAATTACCTGAACCATCCACTCTTCCTGACTGCGAGAG CCAATGAGGACCTGTGTTGGAAG GATGACATTGTGCATGACAAGCACTGTTCGGTGTGCAAGGAAGACGGAGAGCTGCAGCAGTGCCATAGCTGCTCCCGCGCCTATCACCCAGACTGCCTCGATCCCCCACTCAAGACCCCGCCAAAGGGAGTGTGGGTTTGCCCCAAGTGCCACAAGAAG gTAATAAACAAGGACAATATGTCATGGCCCCAGAATCTGACAGTCGTCCAGTCTTATATAACACACAAAACAG TGAaagaggaggagaagaggaAGCTGCTGAAGAGGAGCAGCGAGCTACAGGGCGAACACGCGCAGCTGGAGGACAGGGAACAGCAGCTCAGCGACTCGCTTGCG CAATGTATGGATTTGAAAAACAACCTGTTGGGCAAGCAGAAGGAAACCCAGTCCTCCTTGGAGCGACTGAAGGCTTTGATCAGACTGATCCAGAGAGACCAGATGATCCAAGTGACTATGactgccaccaccaccaccacagggGCCTCCCTCCTCACCCTGCCCTGGATCAAACCCCCGAGCGCCGCCGCCCCGTCCTCCGCCGGCCCCTCTGCTCACGCGCAGAAAGGTCTGCCCCAAACCCAGGGCAACAACTGA
- the phf21b gene encoding PHD finger protein 21B isoform X2: protein MELQGLQEALKVEIQCHQKLAVRSCPVGNTKPISLIKPPNQSIAISVVPAKNPVSMVTAHINGQKAASTEPLQTAPINLQTANKVVGSSLNSTGRRVTELPNSQMLGTITAMPIKVPQVSSLHRLAGQAPTVLPQVRPKTLIPDSLPHSPCQEQLSSQQQSLQKATVVSIKNPGPALPTANNTVSHISLPNGQPIPPGLSEPPSVSTAISTAGVAYAIISTSPSGNTSGNTMSVVNEAIKVQPLLISTDSKVIIIQPQVQSGPQSQPEPKPESPAQEPVQAPPPPAKKRREEDPEKIAFMVALGLVTTEHLEEIQSKRQERKRRSTANPAYSGLFEPERKRLASNYLNHPLFLTARANEDLCWKDDIVHDKHCSVCKEDGELQQCHSCSRAYHPDCLDPPLKTPPKGVWVCPKCHKKVINKDNMSWPQNLTVVQSYITHKTVKEEEKRKLLKRSSELQGEHAQLEDREQQLSDSLAQCMDLKNNLLGKQKETQSSLERLKALIRLIQRDQMIQVTMTATTTTTGASLLTLPWIKPPSAAAPSSAGPSAHAQKGLPQTQGNN from the exons AAGCTGGCGGTAAGAAGTTGTCCTGTTGGGAACACCAAACCCATCTCTCTCATCAAGCCACCCAACCAGAGCATAGCAATTTCAGTGGTGCCGGCAAAGAATCCTGTTTCCATGGTTACTGCACACATTAACGGACAAAAGGCAGCAAGTACTGAGCCACTGCAGACAGCCCCAATCAACCTACAAACGGCAAACAAAGTGGTGGGGAGCAGCCTGAACTCCACAGGAAGGAGAGTCACGGAGCTACCAAACTCACAG ATGTTGGGGACGATCACAGCCATGCCCATCAAGGTGCCTCAAGTCAGCTCTCTGCACCGGTTGGCTGGCCAGGCCCCTACAGTGCTACCTCAG GTTAGGCCAAAGACCCTGATCCCGGACAGCCTTCCTCACAGCCCGTGCCAAGAGCAGCTGTCCAGCCAGCAGCAGAGCCTCCAGAAAGCAACGGTGGTCAGCATAAAGAACCCTGGTCCAGCGCTGCCCACCGCCAACAACACGGTCAGCCATATCTCGCTGCCAAATGGCCAGCCCATCCCCCCGGGCCTCTCCGAGCCCCCCAGCGTCTCCACGGCCATCAGTACCGCGGGGGTCGCCTACGCCATCATCTCCACCTCGCCAAGCGGCAACACCTCCGGCAACACCATGTCTGTGGTCAACGAGGCCATCAAGGTGCAACCGCTGCTCATCAGCACAGACAGCAAG GTGATCATAATTCAGCCCCAGGTTCAGTCGGGCCCTCAGAGCCAGCCAGAACCGAAACCAGAGAGCCCCGCCCAGGAGCCGGTCCAAGCACCCCCTCCTCCAGCCaagaagaggagagaggaagaCCCTGAG AAAATTGCCTTCATGGTAGCACTGGGCTTGGTTACAACGGAGCACTTGGAAG AAATCCAGAGCAAGCGCCAGGAAAGAAAGAGACGGAGCACGGCCAACCCAGCCTACAGTGGCCTGTTTGAGCCAGAG CGCAAAAGACTTGCATCAAATTACCTGAACCATCCACTCTTCCTGACTGCGAGAG CCAATGAGGACCTGTGTTGGAAG GATGACATTGTGCATGACAAGCACTGTTCGGTGTGCAAGGAAGACGGAGAGCTGCAGCAGTGCCATAGCTGCTCCCGCGCCTATCACCCAGACTGCCTCGATCCCCCACTCAAGACCCCGCCAAAGGGAGTGTGGGTTTGCCCCAAGTGCCACAAGAAG gTAATAAACAAGGACAATATGTCATGGCCCCAGAATCTGACAGTCGTCCAGTCTTATATAACACACAAAACAG TGAaagaggaggagaagaggaAGCTGCTGAAGAGGAGCAGCGAGCTACAGGGCGAACACGCGCAGCTGGAGGACAGGGAACAGCAGCTCAGCGACTCGCTTGCG CAATGTATGGATTTGAAAAACAACCTGTTGGGCAAGCAGAAGGAAACCCAGTCCTCCTTGGAGCGACTGAAGGCTTTGATCAGACTGATCCAGAGAGACCAGATGATCCAAGTGACTATGactgccaccaccaccaccacagggGCCTCCCTCCTCACCCTGCCCTGGATCAAACCCCCGAGCGCCGCCGCCCCGTCCTCCGCCGGCCCCTCTGCTCACGCGCAGAAAGGTCTGCCCCAAACCCAGGGCAACAACTGA